One Leopardus geoffroyi isolate Oge1 chromosome C1, O.geoffroyi_Oge1_pat1.0, whole genome shotgun sequence DNA segment encodes these proteins:
- the S1PR1 gene encoding sphingosine 1-phosphate receptor 1, whose protein sequence is MGSTSVPLVKTHRSSVSDYVNYDIIVRHYNYTGKLNVSADENGIKLSSVVFILICCFIILENIFVLLTIWKTKKFHRPMYYFIGNLALSDLLAGVAYTANLLLSGATTYKLTPAQWFLREGSMFVALSASVFSLLAIAIERYITMLKMKLHNGSNSFRSFLLISACWVISLILGGFPIMGWNCINMLASCSTVLPLYHKHYILFCTTVFTLLLLAIVILYCRIYSLVRTRSRRLTFRKNISKASRSSEKSLALLKTVIIVLSVFIACWAPLFILLLLDVGCKVKTCDILFRAEYFLVLAVLNSGTNPIIYTLTNKEMRRAFIRILSCCKCPSGDSAGKFKRPIIAGMEFSRSKSDNSSHPQKDDGDNPETIMSSGNVNSSS, encoded by the coding sequence ATGGGGTCCACCAGCGTCCCGCTGGTGAAGACCCACCGCAGTTCTGTGTCTGACTATGTCAACTACGACATTATCGTCCGGCATTACAACTACACGGGAAAACTGAATGTCAGCGCGGACGAGAACGGCATTAAACTGAGCTCCGTGGTGTTCATTCTCATCTGCTGCTTTATCATCCTAGAGAACATCTTTGTCTTGCTGACCATTTGGAAAACCAAGAAGTTCCACCGACCCATGTACTATTTTATCGGCAACCTGGCCCTCTCAGACCTGTTGGCGGGAGTGGCCTACACGGCCAACCTGCTCTTGTCTGGCGCCACCACCTACAAGCTCACCCCCGCCCAGTGGTTTCTGCGGGAAGGGAGTATGTTTGTGGCCTTGTCTGCCTCGGTGTTCAGCCTCCTAGCCATCGCCATCGAGCGCTATATCACAATGCTGAAGATGAAACTCCACAACGGGAGCAACAGCTTCCGCTCCTTCCTGCTGATCAGTGCCTGCTGGGTCATCTCCCTCATCCTGGGGGGCTTCCCCATCATGGGCTGGAACTGCATCAACATGCTGGCCAGCTGCTCCACTGTCCTGCCGCTCTACCACAAGCACTATATCCTCTTCTGCACCACCGTCTTCACCCTGCTCCTGCTCGCCATCGTCATCCTGTACTGCAGGATCTACTCCTTGGTCAGGACTCGGAGCCGCCGGCTGACCTTCCGCAAGAACATCTCCAAGGCCAGCCGCAGCTCTGAGAAGTCGCTGGCGCTCCTCAAGACCGTGATTATCGTCCTGAGCGTCTTCATCGCCTGCTGGGCGCCCCTCTTCATCCTGCTCCTGCTGGACGTGGGCTGCAAGGTGAAGACCTGCGACATCCTCTTCAGAGCGGAGTACTTCCTGGTGCTGGCCGTGCTCAACTCCGGCACCAACCCCATCATTTACACTCTGACCAACAAGGAGATGCGCCGGGCCTTCATCCGGATCCTGTCCTGCTGCAAGTGCCCCAGCGGAGACTCCGCCGGCAAATTCAAGCGACCCATCATCGCCGGCATGGAATTCAGCCGCAGTAAGTCGGAcaactcctcccacccccagaaggACGATGGGGACAACCCAGAGACCATTATGTCCTCTGGAAATGTCAACTCTTCTTCCTAA